The following are encoded together in the Drosophila sechellia strain sech25 chromosome 3R, ASM438219v1, whole genome shotgun sequence genome:
- the LOC6614039 gene encoding facilitated trehalose transporter Tret1, giving the protein MPSISREEETGVQYSYTEVSTFQISEGNTRTMSPKPVKSGRIFMAAVAANLSAFVVGTTLGWTSPIGPKLKSEDTSDSPLSRPITSDEDAWISSLIAVGALVAPFVAGPMADRIGRKWVLLSSSLFFVLAFGLNMVASEVWILYMSRLIQGFGVGFVMTVQPMYVGEISTDNVRGATGSLMQLFIVGGILYVYAIGPYVSYQALQWCCIVVPVVFDLVFYMMPESPYFFAGKGRKSEALKSLQFLRGQSAEGVHDEMAEIQANVEEAMASKGTVMDLFKNAGNRRALFICAGLISFQQLSGINVVLFNSQSIFTSAKTGLDPAIATIIIGCVQVGSSALTPLVADRLGRKVMLLTSSSVMSIGLAALGAFFYMQLVKGDISSVVWMPVPALIIYNIVYCTGFGPLPWAVLGEMFPANIKSVASSVVASTCWTLGFLVTFFYPSLDALGSYYAFWLFAVCMVVAFFFVLFVVMETKGLSLQQIQDRLNGKRN; this is encoded by the exons ATGCCCTCAATAAGCCGGGAGGAGGAGACCGGAGTACAGTACTCCTACACGGAAGTCAGTACGTTTCAGATAAGCGAAGGAAACACTCGAACCATGTCACCCAAACCGGTCAAGTCCGGTCGCATTTTTATGGCTGCCGTGGCAG CCAACTTGTCCGCCTTTGTGGTGGGAACCACCCTAGGCTGGACCTCGCCCATCGGACCCAAGCTCAAGTCCGAGGACACCTCAGACTCGCCGTTGAGCCGGCCCATAACTTCCGATGAAGATGCCTGGATTTCATCATTGATTGCCGTCGGAGCTCTGGTGGCTCCATTTGTGGCCGGTCCGATGGCCGATCGCATTGGCAGAAAGTGGGTGCTCCTCTCCAGCAGTCTGTTCTTCGTCCTCGCATTCGGCCTAAACATGGTGGCCTCCGAGGTGTGGATCCTGTACATGTCCCGCCTCATCCAGGGATTCGGCGTCGGCTTCGTGATGACCGTGCAGCCCATGTATGTGGGTGAGATTTCCACGGACAATGTGCGTGGAGCCACTGGATCCCTGATGCAGCTCTTCATTGTGG GTGGCATTCTATACGTCTATGCCATTGGACCGTACGTTTCATACCAGGCTCTGCAGTGGTGCTGCATTGTGGTGCCCGTTGTGTTCGACTTGGTCTTCTACATGATGCCAGAGAGTCCGTACTTCTTCGCCGGAAAGGGTCGAAAGTCGGAGGCACTGAAGTCGCTGCAGTTCCTCCGGGGCCAGAGTGCAGAGGGCGTGCACGACGAGATGGCCGAGATCCAGGCCAATGTGGAGGAGGCGATGGCCAGCAAGGGCACAGTGATGGATCTGTTCAAGAACGCCGGCAACCGCAGGGCCTTGTTCATCTGCGCTGGCCTGATCTCCTTCCAGCAGCTGTCTGGCATCAACGTGGTGCTCTTCAACAGCCAGTCGATCTTCACCAGTGCCAAGACTGGGCTGGATCCGGCGATTGCCACCATTATAATCGGATGTGTCCAGGTGGGATCCTCGGCTCTGACGCCTCTGGTGGCCGATCGCCTGGGCAGGAAGGTGATGCTGCTGACGTCCTCCAGTGTGATGTCCATTGGACTGGCGGCCCTTGGAGCCTTCTTCTACATGCAGCTGGTCAAGGGAGACATCTCCAGCGTGGTCTGGATGCCAGTTCCTGCCCTGATCATCTACAACATCGTCTACTGCACGGGCTTCGGACCGCTGCCATGGGCTGTGCTCGGCGAGATGTTCCCGGCGAACATCAAGTCGGTGGCCTCCTCGGTGGTGGCAAGCACCTGCTGGACCCTCGGCTTCCTGGTCACCTTCTTCTATCCCAGCCTGGATGCCCTGGGCTCCTACTACGCCTTCTGGCTCTTCGCCGTCTGCATGGTGGTGGCCTTCTTCTTCGTCCTCTTCGTGGTGATGGAGACGAAGGGGCTCAGTCTGCAGCAGATCCAGGATCGTCTCAATGGCAAGCGCAACTAG
- the LOC6614040 gene encoding uncharacterized protein LOC6614040, whose translation MAEKTQDAMLAEMDLIFLDHILPRCCKDITTSQAFYKDYTAEKPRRTVTAFRKQTDPALISGHYAHNLKVQKQELKTRTWPRSMDWREEYAQFVKRNKWCNEEIYKLFFVNPPIDYFLIRDYLQDLLKTTYISDYSPKDYQSLISQREHRVQLDGSDGIDYRTTYGNYHNRIQEEDPFKSILIPEPGSNVRSMEIGEFAKQMRKLFTKYNLTTYYETICLPALIKAKDGIMPSGPIDRYTLRKH comes from the coding sequence ATGGCTGAAAAAACACAAGACGCCATGCTGGCCGAAATGGATTTGATCTTTCTGGACCACATATTGCCGAGGTGCTGCAAGGACATCACCACCTCGCAAGCGTTCTACAAGGACTACACCGCCGAAAAGCCGAGGCGAACAGTCACCGCGTTCCGGAAGCAAACGGATCCCGCCCTGATCTCGGGCCACTATGCGCACAACTTGAAGGTCCAGAAGCAGGAGCTGAAGACCCGGACATGGCCACGATCCATGGACTGGCGCGAGGAGTACGCGCAGTTCGTCAAGCGCAACAAGTGGTGCAACGAGGAGATCTACAAGCTCTTCTTCGTGAACCCTCCCATCGACTACTTCCTCATCAGGGATTATCTGCAGGACCTGCTCAAGACCACCTATATCTCGGACTACTCGCCCAAAGACTACCAGTCGCTCATCAGCCAGCGCGAGCATAGGGTCCAACTCGACGGCTCGGACGGCATTGACTATCGGACGACCTATGGCAACTATCACAATCGTATCCAGGAGGAGGATCCGTTCAAGTCGATCCTCATCCCAGAACCAGGATCGAATGTCAGGAGCATGGAGATAGGAGAGTTCGCCAAGCAGATGCGCAAGCTGTTCACCAAGTACAATCTTACCACCTACTACGAGACCATCTGCCTTCCGGCGCTGATTAAGGCCAAGGATGGCATTATGCCATCGGGACCGATCGATCGCTACACTCTTCGCAAGCACTGA